One window of the Dendropsophus ebraccatus isolate aDenEbr1 chromosome 12, aDenEbr1.pat, whole genome shotgun sequence genome contains the following:
- the LOC138769246 gene encoding pregnancy-specific beta-1-glycoprotein 7-like isoform X2, whose translation MEYFLIPPYCALLLLGLGDVAALIVVNGILGRSVILNAHYEIPASSFIQWNYNSLLVAQYYNSSSLCTGQLIGRCQVYGNGSLRISNLSYADQGDYTLNTQILGSGSSANTTSYQLTVYTSLAAPVLRSNVTNSPIISGTYVTLQCDAGNQTVTTYTFYWEQTAMCSDPHVTCLGPFLHFMPISRYDRGFYTCTIQNSFSSSTSNSLTLTVIVPVSNVKVTSSISGLVWPGLDSVSLRCSSCGTNVSYSWSLRGAAISGGNQYHLSDNNTVLTISPVSSTDNGPFICTAKNLVSNQNSSDVYLTLASPVSAVTLTSDTSGALWAGQESASLHCTAQGSAITFSWEINGNPVSSIPPYYITQSDSPPHSNLTISPVSKNDTGPISCTASNQANSVTSNTAKVSIFWAPDGNILCTAEPIGQHIQLGCSWPGGKPAANVTMIYSNIQSTSADQVLRNLSISSNIHGSNLTCNGDQLGRTSTCMLLLEPPNSTDHINGTITPAIEGDTVVLTVNLTSGTQSRAGTSSIQVLPAQFFWFRGADTSPIQNNDIYSVISTKYTSTLKIHKVSESESGKYKCIAENFIGSTTFLFNVEVSKKVSPSNGLDGGQIAGIVIGVLAGVAIIGVIVFYILEKRNSKEAVYDNADSPPPNFYDTKLPEALIDTNRPMKEESNYQQLIHPDESIYHSVIPGAGK comes from the exons ATGGAGTATTTCctcatacccccatactgtgctctGTTATTACTGGGTTTAG GTGATGTGGCCGCTCTTATCGTAGTGAATGGAATTCTGGGGAGATCTGTTATACTGAACGCTCATTATGAAATCCCAGCAAGTTCTTTTATACAATGGAATTATAATAGCTTGTTAGTTGCTCAGTACTATAATTCTTCATCTCTATGTACTGGTCAGCTCATAGGAAGATGTCAGGTCTATGGTAATGGATCCCTGAGAATCAGCAACCTCTCCTATGCTGATCAAGGGGATTATACTCTGAATACACAAATTCTAGGTTCTGGATCCTCAGCTAATACCACAAGCTACCAGCTCACAGTATACA CTTCTCTCGCAGCCCCTGTTCTCCGCTCCAATGTTACCAACAGTCCTATTATTAGTGGCACCTATGTGACCCTCCAGTGTGATGCCGGGAATCAGACTGTGACCACTTACACTTTCTACTGGGAACAGACTGCTATGTGTTCTGATCCTCATGTGACCTGCTTGGGGCCATTCCTACACTTTATGCCAATATCTAGGTATGACAGGGGATTCTACACCTGCACCATCCAGAACTCTTTCAGCTCCAGCACCAGCAACTCCCTGACTCTGACTGTAATTG TTCCCGTCTCTAATGTCAAAGTAACAAGTAGTATATCAGGACTTGTCTGGCCTGGATTGGATTCAGTGTCTCTCCGATGTTCGTCCTGTGGTACAAACGTCAGCTACTCATGGAGTCTACGGGGGGCAGCAATATCTGGAGGAAACCAATACCATCTTAGTGACAATAACACTGTGCTCACTATCAGCCCCGTCTCCTCCACTGACAATGGACCCTTCATATGTACAGCTAAAAATCTAGTGAGCAACCAGAACAGCAGCGACGTGTATCTCACCCTGGCCT CTCCAGTCTCAGCAGTGACATTGACCAGTGATACATCAGGAGCGCTCTGGGCCGGACAGGAATCGGCGTCTCTCCATTGTACAGCCCAGGGATCAGCCATCACTTTCTCCTGGGAAATAAATGGAAATCCGGTGTCCTCTATCCCTCCATATTACATTACTCAGAGTGATTCTCCTCCACACTCCAATCTcaccatcagtcctgtctccaaGAACGACACTGGACCCATCTCCTGTACAGCATCCAACCAGGCAAATAGTGTGACCAGCAATACAGCCAAAGTCTCTATCTTTT GGGCTCCGGATGGAAATATTCTCTGTACTGCAGAACCCATTGGACAGCACATACAGCTCGGCTGTTCCTGGCCGGGAGGAAAACCTGCAGCTAATGTCACCatgatatatagtaatatacaaaGTACAAGCGCTGATCAAGTGCTGAGAAATTTGTCCATTTCCAGTAATATCCATGGGAGTAATCTCACCTGTAATGGGGATCAGCTGGGAAGGACATCAACCTGCATGTTACTATTGG AGCCTCCAAATTCTACTGATCATATAAATGGCACAATAACTCCAGCTATAGAAGGTGATACAGTCGTCCTGACAGTGAATCTCACATCTGGGACCCAGTCTCGGGCCGGCACCTCCTCTATCCAGGTCCTTCCTGCTCAGTTCTTCTGGTTCCGTGGTGCAGACACCAGTCCTATTCAGAATAAtgatatatatagtgtaatatcTACTAAGTATACATCAACACTCAAGATCCATAAGGTGTCCGAGTCTGAATCTGGAAAATACAAATGTATAGCCGAGAACTTTATTGGAAGCACAACCTTCCTCTTTAATGTTGAAGTGTCAAAAAAAG TTAGTCCCAGTAATGGACTGGATGGTGGACAGATAGCTGGTATTGTTATAGGAGTGCTCGCTGGTGTCGCCATAATAGGAGTCATCGTGTTCTACATACTGGAGAAAA GAAACTCCAAAGAAGCGGTGTATGACAATGCAGATTCTCCACCACCAAACTTTTATGACACTAAACTCCCAGAAGCACTG ATTGATACAAACCGGCCCATGAAGGAAGAATCTAATTACCAG CAATTAATACATCCTGATGAATCAATATACCACAGTGTGATACCGGGAGCTGGAAAATAA
- the LOC138769246 gene encoding pregnancy-specific beta-1-glycoprotein 7-like isoform X1 — MEYFLIPPYCALLLLGLGDVAALIVVNGILGRSVILNAHYEIPASSFIQWNYNSLLVAQYYNSSSLCTGQLIGRCQVYGNGSLRISNLSYADQGDYTLNTQILGSGSSANTTSYQLTVYTSLAAPVLRSNVTNSPIISGTYVTLQCDAGNQTVTTYTFYWEQTAMCSDPHVTCLGPFLHFMPISRYDRGFYTCTIQNSFSSSTSNSLTLTVIVPVSNVKVTSSISGLVWPGLDSVSLRCSSCGTNVSYSWSLRGAAISGGNQYHLSDNNTVLTISPVSSTDNGPFICTAKNLVSNQNSSDVYLTLASPVSAVTLTSDTSGALWAGQESASLHCTAQGSAITFSWEINGNPVSSIPPYYITQSDSPPHSNLTISPVSKNDTGPISCTASNQANSVTSNTAKVSIFWAPDGNILCTAEPIGQHIQLGCSWPGGKPAANVTMIYSNIQSTSADQVLRNLSISSNIHGSNLTCNGDQLGRTSTCMLLLEPPNSTDHINGTITPAIEGDTVVLTVNLTSGTQSRAGTSSIQVLPAQFFWFRGADTSPIQNNDIYSVISTKYTSTLKIHKVSESESGKYKCIAENFIGSTTFLFNVEVSKKVSPSNGLDGGQIAGIVIGVLAGVAIIGVIVFYILEKTGNSKEAVYDNADSPPPNFYDTKLPEALIDTNRPMKEESNYQQLIHPDESIYHSVIPGAGK, encoded by the exons ATGGAGTATTTCctcatacccccatactgtgctctGTTATTACTGGGTTTAG GTGATGTGGCCGCTCTTATCGTAGTGAATGGAATTCTGGGGAGATCTGTTATACTGAACGCTCATTATGAAATCCCAGCAAGTTCTTTTATACAATGGAATTATAATAGCTTGTTAGTTGCTCAGTACTATAATTCTTCATCTCTATGTACTGGTCAGCTCATAGGAAGATGTCAGGTCTATGGTAATGGATCCCTGAGAATCAGCAACCTCTCCTATGCTGATCAAGGGGATTATACTCTGAATACACAAATTCTAGGTTCTGGATCCTCAGCTAATACCACAAGCTACCAGCTCACAGTATACA CTTCTCTCGCAGCCCCTGTTCTCCGCTCCAATGTTACCAACAGTCCTATTATTAGTGGCACCTATGTGACCCTCCAGTGTGATGCCGGGAATCAGACTGTGACCACTTACACTTTCTACTGGGAACAGACTGCTATGTGTTCTGATCCTCATGTGACCTGCTTGGGGCCATTCCTACACTTTATGCCAATATCTAGGTATGACAGGGGATTCTACACCTGCACCATCCAGAACTCTTTCAGCTCCAGCACCAGCAACTCCCTGACTCTGACTGTAATTG TTCCCGTCTCTAATGTCAAAGTAACAAGTAGTATATCAGGACTTGTCTGGCCTGGATTGGATTCAGTGTCTCTCCGATGTTCGTCCTGTGGTACAAACGTCAGCTACTCATGGAGTCTACGGGGGGCAGCAATATCTGGAGGAAACCAATACCATCTTAGTGACAATAACACTGTGCTCACTATCAGCCCCGTCTCCTCCACTGACAATGGACCCTTCATATGTACAGCTAAAAATCTAGTGAGCAACCAGAACAGCAGCGACGTGTATCTCACCCTGGCCT CTCCAGTCTCAGCAGTGACATTGACCAGTGATACATCAGGAGCGCTCTGGGCCGGACAGGAATCGGCGTCTCTCCATTGTACAGCCCAGGGATCAGCCATCACTTTCTCCTGGGAAATAAATGGAAATCCGGTGTCCTCTATCCCTCCATATTACATTACTCAGAGTGATTCTCCTCCACACTCCAATCTcaccatcagtcctgtctccaaGAACGACACTGGACCCATCTCCTGTACAGCATCCAACCAGGCAAATAGTGTGACCAGCAATACAGCCAAAGTCTCTATCTTTT GGGCTCCGGATGGAAATATTCTCTGTACTGCAGAACCCATTGGACAGCACATACAGCTCGGCTGTTCCTGGCCGGGAGGAAAACCTGCAGCTAATGTCACCatgatatatagtaatatacaaaGTACAAGCGCTGATCAAGTGCTGAGAAATTTGTCCATTTCCAGTAATATCCATGGGAGTAATCTCACCTGTAATGGGGATCAGCTGGGAAGGACATCAACCTGCATGTTACTATTGG AGCCTCCAAATTCTACTGATCATATAAATGGCACAATAACTCCAGCTATAGAAGGTGATACAGTCGTCCTGACAGTGAATCTCACATCTGGGACCCAGTCTCGGGCCGGCACCTCCTCTATCCAGGTCCTTCCTGCTCAGTTCTTCTGGTTCCGTGGTGCAGACACCAGTCCTATTCAGAATAAtgatatatatagtgtaatatcTACTAAGTATACATCAACACTCAAGATCCATAAGGTGTCCGAGTCTGAATCTGGAAAATACAAATGTATAGCCGAGAACTTTATTGGAAGCACAACCTTCCTCTTTAATGTTGAAGTGTCAAAAAAAG TTAGTCCCAGTAATGGACTGGATGGTGGACAGATAGCTGGTATTGTTATAGGAGTGCTCGCTGGTGTCGCCATAATAGGAGTCATCGTGTTCTACATACTGGAGAAAA CAGGAAACTCCAAAGAAGCGGTGTATGACAATGCAGATTCTCCACCACCAAACTTTTATGACACTAAACTCCCAGAAGCACTG ATTGATACAAACCGGCCCATGAAGGAAGAATCTAATTACCAG CAATTAATACATCCTGATGAATCAATATACCACAGTGTGATACCGGGAGCTGGAAAATAA
- the LOC138769246 gene encoding pregnancy-specific beta-1-glycoprotein 7-like isoform X3, with protein sequence MEYFLIPPYCALLLLGLGDVAALIVVNGILGRSVILNAHYEIPASSFIQWNYNSLLVAQYYNSSSLCTGQLIGRCQVYGNGSLRISNLSYADQGDYTLNTQILGSGSSANTTSYQLTVYTSLAAPVLRSNVTNSPIISGTYVTLQCDAGNQTVTTYTFYWEQTAMCSDPHVTCLGPFLHFMPISRYDRGFYTCTIQNSFSSSTSNSLTLTVIVPVSNVKVTSSISGLVWPGLDSVSLRCSSCGTNVSYSWSLRGAAISGGNQYHLSDNNTVLTISPVSSTDNGPFICTAKNLVSNQNSSDVYLTLASPVSAVTLTSDTSGALWAGQESASLHCTAQGSAITFSWEINGNPVSSIPPYYITQSDSPPHSNLTISPVSKNDTGPISCTASNQANSVTSNTAKVSIFWAPDGNILCTAEPIGQHIQLGCSWPGGKPAANVTMIYSNIQSTSADQVLRNLSISSNIHGSNLTCNGDQLGRTSTCMLLLEPPNSTDHINGTITPAIEGDTVVLTVNLTSGTQSRAGTSSIQVLPAQFFWFRGADTSPIQNNDIYSVISTKYTSTLKIHKVSESESGKYKCIAENFIGSTTFLFNVEVSKKVSPSNGLDGGQIAGIVIGVLAGVAIIGVIVFYILEKN encoded by the exons ATGGAGTATTTCctcatacccccatactgtgctctGTTATTACTGGGTTTAG GTGATGTGGCCGCTCTTATCGTAGTGAATGGAATTCTGGGGAGATCTGTTATACTGAACGCTCATTATGAAATCCCAGCAAGTTCTTTTATACAATGGAATTATAATAGCTTGTTAGTTGCTCAGTACTATAATTCTTCATCTCTATGTACTGGTCAGCTCATAGGAAGATGTCAGGTCTATGGTAATGGATCCCTGAGAATCAGCAACCTCTCCTATGCTGATCAAGGGGATTATACTCTGAATACACAAATTCTAGGTTCTGGATCCTCAGCTAATACCACAAGCTACCAGCTCACAGTATACA CTTCTCTCGCAGCCCCTGTTCTCCGCTCCAATGTTACCAACAGTCCTATTATTAGTGGCACCTATGTGACCCTCCAGTGTGATGCCGGGAATCAGACTGTGACCACTTACACTTTCTACTGGGAACAGACTGCTATGTGTTCTGATCCTCATGTGACCTGCTTGGGGCCATTCCTACACTTTATGCCAATATCTAGGTATGACAGGGGATTCTACACCTGCACCATCCAGAACTCTTTCAGCTCCAGCACCAGCAACTCCCTGACTCTGACTGTAATTG TTCCCGTCTCTAATGTCAAAGTAACAAGTAGTATATCAGGACTTGTCTGGCCTGGATTGGATTCAGTGTCTCTCCGATGTTCGTCCTGTGGTACAAACGTCAGCTACTCATGGAGTCTACGGGGGGCAGCAATATCTGGAGGAAACCAATACCATCTTAGTGACAATAACACTGTGCTCACTATCAGCCCCGTCTCCTCCACTGACAATGGACCCTTCATATGTACAGCTAAAAATCTAGTGAGCAACCAGAACAGCAGCGACGTGTATCTCACCCTGGCCT CTCCAGTCTCAGCAGTGACATTGACCAGTGATACATCAGGAGCGCTCTGGGCCGGACAGGAATCGGCGTCTCTCCATTGTACAGCCCAGGGATCAGCCATCACTTTCTCCTGGGAAATAAATGGAAATCCGGTGTCCTCTATCCCTCCATATTACATTACTCAGAGTGATTCTCCTCCACACTCCAATCTcaccatcagtcctgtctccaaGAACGACACTGGACCCATCTCCTGTACAGCATCCAACCAGGCAAATAGTGTGACCAGCAATACAGCCAAAGTCTCTATCTTTT GGGCTCCGGATGGAAATATTCTCTGTACTGCAGAACCCATTGGACAGCACATACAGCTCGGCTGTTCCTGGCCGGGAGGAAAACCTGCAGCTAATGTCACCatgatatatagtaatatacaaaGTACAAGCGCTGATCAAGTGCTGAGAAATTTGTCCATTTCCAGTAATATCCATGGGAGTAATCTCACCTGTAATGGGGATCAGCTGGGAAGGACATCAACCTGCATGTTACTATTGG AGCCTCCAAATTCTACTGATCATATAAATGGCACAATAACTCCAGCTATAGAAGGTGATACAGTCGTCCTGACAGTGAATCTCACATCTGGGACCCAGTCTCGGGCCGGCACCTCCTCTATCCAGGTCCTTCCTGCTCAGTTCTTCTGGTTCCGTGGTGCAGACACCAGTCCTATTCAGAATAAtgatatatatagtgtaatatcTACTAAGTATACATCAACACTCAAGATCCATAAGGTGTCCGAGTCTGAATCTGGAAAATACAAATGTATAGCCGAGAACTTTATTGGAAGCACAACCTTCCTCTTTAATGTTGAAGTGTCAAAAAAAG TTAGTCCCAGTAATGGACTGGATGGTGGACAGATAGCTGGTATTGTTATAGGAGTGCTCGCTGGTGTCGCCATAATAGGAGTCATCGTGTTCTACATACTGGAGAAAA ATTGA